In one Capricornis sumatraensis isolate serow.1 chromosome 1, serow.2, whole genome shotgun sequence genomic region, the following are encoded:
- the HES1 gene encoding transcription factor HES-1 encodes MPADIMEKNSSSPVAATPASVNTTPDKPKTASEHRKSSKPIMEKRRRARINESLSQLKTLILDALKKDSSRHSKLEKADILEMTVKHLRNLQRAQMTAALSTDPSVLGKYRAGFSECMNEVTRFLSTCEGVNTEVRTRLLGHLANCMTQINAMTYPGQPHPALQAPPPPPPGPGGPQHAPFAPPPPLVPIPGGAAPPPGGAPCKLGSPAGEAAKVFGGFQVVPAPDGQFAFLIPNGAFAHSGPVIPVYTSNSGTSVGPNAVSPSSGPSLTADSMWRPWRN; translated from the exons atgccagctGATATAATGGAGAAAAACTCCTCGTCCCCGGTGGCTGCTACCCCAGCCAGTGTCAACACGACACCGGATAAACCAAAGACAGCATCTGAGCACAGAAAG TCATCAAAGCCTATCATGGAGAAAAGACGAAGAGCAAGAATAAATGAAAGTCTGAGCCAGCTAAAAACACTGATTTTGGATGCTCTTAAAAAAGAT AGTTCGCGGCATTCCAAGCTGGAGAAGGCGGACATTCTGGAAATGACAGTGAAACACCTCCGGAACCTGCAGCGGGCACAGATGACGG CCGCGCTAAGCACAGACCCGAGCGTGCTGGGGAAGTACCGCGCCGGCTTCAGCGAGTGCATGAACGAGGTGACCCGCTTCCTGTCCACGTGTGAGGGCGTTAACACCGAGGTGCGCACCCGACTCCTCGGCCACCTGGCCAACTGCATGACCCAGATCAACGCCATGACCTACCCAGGGCAGCCGCACCCCGCCTTGcaggcgccgccgccgcccccgccagGACCTGGCGGCCCGCAGCACGCGCCGttcgcgccgccgccgccgctcgtGCCGATCCCCGGGGGTGCGGCGCCCCCTCCCGGCGGCGCGCCCTGCAAGCTGGGCAGCCCTGCTGGAGAGGCGGCTAAGGTGTTCGGCGGCTTCCAGGTGGTGCCGGCTCCGGACGGCCAGTTTGCCTTCCTCATCCCCAATGGGGCCTTCGCTCACAGCGGCCCAGTCATCCCAGTCTACACCAGCAACAGCGGGACCTCGGTGGGCCCCAACGCAGTGTCACCTTCCAGCGGCCCCTCTCTCACGGCAGACTCCATGTGGAGACCGTGGCGGAACTGA